AGGGGACGCGGTGCCAGGTGTCCGGGGGCCCGGCTTCGACGAGGTGGTCGTAGAAGGTGCCCCAGAGCGCGGTGCCCCGGCTGTCCGTGTCGGCGCGGGTGTCCCAGCGCGCGAGGGTCGCGCAGGCCTGTCGTACGTCGATGTCCTTGCCGTCCGTGGCCGTCAGGTGTGGGTGGGCGCGGCACATGCCGACCACGTCGTCACGTCCGGTCTCGGCCGACAGAACGCGGTTGCCCAGCATCGACGCCCGCAGGGTGCTCCGGGTGAAGCCCGGGGTGCCCAGTCCGTCTGCGCCGGCCACGCGTTGCGCGATCATGCTGAGCCCGAGCTGGGCGCGCTGGCCGAGGCGGGGATCACTGTCGTACGCGCCCGGGAAGCCGGTGAGGGGGGCTTCGGGGTTGGTGTACCGGGGGCCGTTGTTGGAGTTGGCGACGTAGTCGGTGCGGCTCAACCTCGGCTGGTGGGACGGGCCGTAGATGCCCGGCACGAGCGCGTCCGGGTCGCTGCCCCAGGCGCAGGCCGATGTCGAACCGTCCAGGGCGGCGGGCCCCTCCTGGCTGTCGGGGCGCGCGCAACGCTCCAGCTGTGCGTCAGTGAGGTGCGCGACGACCGAGGAGTCCGTGAAGTACGTGCCGCCGCTGGTGTCGGCCGCGAGGGTGTACGTCCAGGGGATGCCCTGGTAGGTGTCCTGGGCGGTGCGCAACTGGCTGAGGTTCCGGGCCTTGCCCATGGCCAGCCAGGCGTTCATGGAGCGCAGGTTGTCGGCGTTGGCGTCGCGGACGGCATACGCGGTCCGGGTGGTCCAGCCCGAGGCGAGGACCGGGCCGAAGCGTGAGGTGTACAGGGTCCGGCTCACGGTCGACAATCCGCCGTTCTTGTCGCGGACGGTGACCGGGACCGTGCGGCGTTTCATCTGCTCGGCCTTGCCGTCGACCACATAGCTGGTGGGGTCGCCGGGCGCGAGCTTCAGCGCGTAGAAGGAGGCGTGCTGGGCGTCGCTGGCGGTGTGCGTCCAGGCGAGGTTCCGGTTGTGGCCGATCTCGACCAGCGGGGTGCCGTACAGGCCGGCCCCGGACACGTCCAGGGTGCCGGGGATCGTCAACTGCACCTGGTAGAAGCGGAAGTTGCCGCCGACCCAGGGAAGGTGCGGGTTGGCGAGGACCATCGCGTTGCCGGTCCGCGTGGCGTTCCGGCCGAGCGCCCAGCCGTTGCTGCCGAAATCGGCGGCGTCTGCGATCCGTCCGCCCGGGGTGAAGGACGCCGCGGCCTTTCCGCCGCCGGCCCCGGTGGCCGCCGTGCCCTTGCCGCCCGCCGCCGGGGGCTCCGCGGCGCCGATCTCCGGCGCCAGCGGTACCGCCCCGGTCGCCCCGTTGACGTCGTGCACGATGCCCCACAGGTCGAGCGCGGTGACCGGTCGCACCCAGGGTTTTCCCTTGCAGCGCGGGTCCGGCAGCCTGTCGACGCCGGTGTCCCGCAGATAGCGGTTGTACCCGGCGGCGTATCCCTCGACCATCCGGCGCAGCTCCGCCGTCGGCCCCAGCGGCGCCCTGCGGTCCAACAGCCGCTGTACGGTGCCCGCGCGCAGCTGGCCGCCGTAGTAGGTGTCGCTCGCCAGGTTGGCGCCCTCGGACTCCCCGTCGGACCCGAAGAACCGGGACCGCTCGCCCCGCAACGTCACCACCTGGTCGGCGAGTTCGCACACGTTGTCCTGCGCGAAGGCGTAGCCGTATCCGTAGCCGAGCCCGGCGAAGTCCCGCGCCAGAATGTGCGGGATGCCGTACTCGGTCCTGTTGATCTGCGCGGCATGTCCGCCGTCGGCCACCGTCTCGCCGTCCGGCCCCGTCGCGGCGGACGAGGACGCGGGCGGCAGGGCCATGCTGGCGGAAGTGAGGCAGAGAGCGGCCGCGAAGGCTGCCAACCGGCCTGACAGGAAAGCTCTTTGACGCTTCATCAGTAATCTGTTTCCACCCATGGCCCCACCCTTCAACACGAGCCCACGGATGCCATCCGGCCTCCGACGGAGTTTCCGGGCGGCAGGTCACTCCCGGGATGTACGACGGTCACTCCCCGGGTGTACGCCTTCGCAGTGGGCCCCGCAGCGCAGCCCCGGCTACCCCGGCCGTCTCCCCCACACACCGCGTGGGCGAGAACGGCTGGAACGTGCCCTGGGCATCGCCTCTCCGACGCCGCGCCGGACCGCTTGGCCTGACCGAGGCGTGGGCCGCCTGGTACAACCTCGGCTTGTAGAACACCTCGCGCCGCTGTTCGACGATTCGACGAGAAGAAGGGTTCAGCCAAGTGAGCTTCAGAATCCAGCCGACCTCCCAGGTCGACGAGACGGCCACGATCGGTGACGGGACGACGGTCTGGGATCTGGCCCAGGTCCGGGAGGACGCCCGGCTGGGCAGTGGGTGCATCGTGGGCCGGGGAGCGTACGTCGGCCCGGGGGTGCGGATCGGCGACAACGTGAAGCTCCAGAACTACGCGTTGGTGTACGAACCCGCGGTGCTCGGTGACGGGGTGTTCGTCGGCCCGGCGGCGGTCCTCACCAACGACCACTCCCCCCGTTCCGTGGACCCGCAGGGCCGTCTGAAGCGCGGTGGCGACTGGGAGGCCGTGGCGGTGGTGGTGGCCGAGGGGGCGTCACTGGGGGCCCGTTCGGTGTGTGTGGCGCCGGTACGCGTCGGTCGTTGGGCACTGGTCGCGGCGGGAGCCGTGGTGACCCGGGACGTGCCGGACTTCGCGCTCGTGGCCGGCGTTCCGGCGCGCCGGATCGGCTGGGTCGGCCGGGCCGGCGTTCGGCTGGTCGCCGAGGAAGGCGAGTCGGGGGGCTGGAAGTGCCCCGAGACGGGCGCGCTGTACGACGAGAAGGACGGCGAACTCGTCGAACGCGGATGACTCCCGCGTCCCCAGGATCGTTGAATTCCCAAATGGCCAATCCTCGAACATCTTCAGGCATAACATGTGCGCGAACCGTGCAGACTGTGCACAGTGAGCACATAAACCATTAGTGCCCAGGGGGGGTACCGGGTGGGGACAAGTGTGCCTGTGGCGAGGAGTGACGACCGCTCCGACGCCTGATGCCTGACGTCTGCCTTGCGCCGCGTGACCATCGGCGACGTGGCGATCAAAAGTCTGTTCACCAGAGGACCCACAGGGGGGTTGGTGTGCCCAAACGATGACCACTACACGTCTGGCGGCGCTCGGTCGTGAGGAGCCTTCGCTGCTCACGCTGGCCCAACGCCTTCTCGAAGTCGCCGAGTCGGGGCTTTCCTCGATGCTGCTCCCCGGCGGGGAGGCCTTCGCCTTCACGATGGCCGGGCGGAGGACCCCCGGTGGTGCCTGGACCCTGGAACGGCGCGGGATCAGCATCCGGTACGCGGCGATCACCGTGCTCGGGGCCCGGTTCCTGCCCGAGGACCGCCAGCGTGCGGTGCTCGGCGGGCGTACGGCCGAGGAGTTCGCCGGTCTGCTCGTCGAGTCGCTGCCCGCGGTGATCAACCTCGGTGACGCGGCGCTCATCGCCTGGGCCGCCGCCGAGACCGGGCATCCCAAGCTGTCCGACGCCCTCGACCGGGTCGAGGCCCTGGACGAGCAGGGCCGGCCGCAGTACACCGTCGAGGCGGCGTGGGTGCTGTCCGCCCTCGCGGCGGCTCGCAGCACGGTGGATGTGGAGAGACGTTTCGCCTCTGCCCGCGACCGTCTGCTGCGGGCCCGGATCGGCGGCAGTCCGCTGTTCCCGCACGCCACCGGACCCGGCCTGGTGCCCTGGTACCGGGCGCACGTGAGCTGCTTCGCCGACCAGACGTACCCGCTCCAGGCCCTGGCCCGCGCCCACGCCAGCGGTGACGGAGACGGCGACCCGGAGGCGCTGGCCGCGTCCGAGGCGTGCGCGGCGCGCATCTGCGAGCTGCAGGGCGAGGGCGGGCAGTGGTGGTGGCACTACGACGCGCGCACCGGCGGTGTCGTGGAGGGTTACCCGGTCTACAGCGTCCACCAGCACGCGATGGCACCGACCGCGTTGTTCGATCTCACCGACGCCGGCGGCAGCGACTTCGGCGCGGCGATCCGCAAGGGCCTGCGCTGGATGACGGACGTACCCGAACTGGCCGGACACCAGGAGCCGTTGATCCTCGACGAGCTCGGCGTCACCTGGCGCAAGGTCTACCGGGGCGATCCGAAGAAGGCCGTACGCGCCGCCCGGGGCCTCGGCACCCGAGTCGCTCCGGGCCTCCGGCTGAAGGTGCTGGACCGGGTGTACCGCCCGGTCTTCGTGGACCGCGAGTGCCGGCCGTACGAATTCGGCTGGATGCTCCACGCCTGGCAGGGGGGCCGGATATGAGCGGGCGTCAGTCCCTCTTCGGGGTCGAGGTGGACCCGCTGACCATGGACGAGACCGTGCAGCGCTGCCTCGAAGCGGTGCGGGACGGCAGGCAGTTGGAGATCGGGGTGGTCAACGCCGCGAAGCTGGTGAACATGCGGCGGGACCCCCGACTCGCCGAGGCCGTGGCCGGCTGCGATCTGGTCCTCGCCGACGGACAGGCCGTGGTCTGGGCAGGACGGGTGCTGCGCGCCCCGCTGCCCGAGCGCGTCGCCGGTATCGATCTGTTCCTGCGGCTGCTGGCCGAGGCGGAATCGGCGGGCATGTCGGTGTACTTCCTCGGCGCCAAGCAGGAGGTGCTGGAGCAGATGCTGCGCCGGGTCGCCGACCGCTTCCCGAGGCTGAAGGTGGCAGGCAGCCGCAACGGCTACTTCGACGACTCCGAGCAGGGGGCCATCGCGGGCGCGATCGCCGACAGCGACGCCCAGATGCTCTTCCTGGGCATGACGTCGCCCAAGAAGGAGATCTTCACCGCCGCCTACGGCGAGGCGACCGGCGCCCGCCTCGTACACGGGGTCGGCGGTTCCTTCGACATCCTGGCCGGGGTCACCAAGCGGGCCCCGAAGTCCTGGCAGCGGTGGGGAGTCGAGTGGCTCTACCGCGCACTTCAGGAGCCGCGCCGCCTCGGCCGACGCTACGTCACCACCAATGCCGCCTTCCTCCTCATGACGGCCCGCGAGCTCATCCGGCTCACCCCGTCGCCCGCCTCCGCGAACAGGAGTCACTGATGCGCGTAGTCGTGGTCGGACAGGGATACGTCGGCCTGCCGCTGGCCATCCGCGCCGCCGAGGTCGGACACGAGGTGATCGGCTACGACGTCGACTCCCGGCGGGTCAAGAGCCTGGCCTCCGGTGAGTCCTTCGTCGAGGACGTCTCCTCCGAGCGGATCCGCGCGGCGATGGACCGCGGCGCCTACCGCCCGAGCGAATCGGCCCGCGACTGCGGCGGTTTCGACGTCGCCGTCGTGACCGTGCCGACGCCGTTGCACGAGGGCACTCCCGATCTCCGTTACATCAAGGAATCGGCCGTCACCCTCGCCCGCTATCTGCGTCCCGGAGCCACCGTCGTCCTGGAGTCGACCACCTATCCCGGCACCACCCAGGAGCTGTTCGCCCCGATCCTGGAGGACGGCTCGGGCCTGACCGCGGGCGCCGACTTCCACCTCGGCTACAGCCCGGAGCGGATCGACCCCGGAAACGCCGTCTGGGGCTTCAAGGAGACCCCGAAGGTCGTCTCCGGTGTGGACGCGGCCTCGCTCAAGGCAGTTCAGGACTTCTACGGGCAACTCGTCGACACCACCGTGCCGGTGAGCTCACCGAAGGAAGCCGAGCTGGCCAAGCTCCTGGAGAACACCTTCCGTCATGTGAACATCGCGCTGGTCAACGAGATCGCGATGTTCGCCCATCACCTGGACATCGACGTCTGGCAGGCCATCGACGCCGCATCCTCCAAGCCCTTCGGCTTCATGAGGTTCACGCCCGGACCGGGTGTCGGCGGCCACTGCCTGCCGATCGACCCCTCGTACCTCTCCTGGCGGGTGCAGCGCGAACTCGGCCAGAGTTTCCGCTTCGTGGAACTGGCCAACGACATCAACAGCCACATGCCCGAGTACGTGACGCGCCGGATCAGCGACCTCTTCAACCAGAGATGCCGCTCCGTGAACGGCTCGCGCATCCTGCTGCTCGGCCTGGCGTACAAGAAGAACACCGGCGACGCCCGTGAGTCGCCCGCACTGCGCATCTCCCAACTGCTGCTCGACATGGGGGCCCAGGTCAGGGCCGCGGACCCGCATGTCGTCGAGAGCCTGCCGGTGGACACCAGGCTGGTGCGGGTCGAACCCTCGCAGGAGGAGCTGGCGGCCGCCGATGTGGTGGTCCTGCTCACCGATCACGACGGCTTCGACTACGAACTCATCGCCGAACACGCCCCGTTCGTGCTCGACTGCCGACGGCGGCTGCCGTCCGGACCCACCATCGAGGTGCTCTGAACCATGCCGCGCATCGTCTGCGTCGCGGGGGCGCGACCCAACTACATGAAGATCAAACCGGTGATGGACGCCCTGGAGCACCGGGGCGCCGAGGTGATCCTCGTCCACACCGGTCAGCACTACGACCCGGCCATGAACGACGTGTTCTTCGCCGACCTCGGCATCCGCCCGCCCGACCGCTTCCTCGGAGTAGGCTCCGGCACCCACGCCGAACAGACCGGACGCGTGATGACCGCGTTCGAGCCACTTCTCGGCGAGCTGTCCCCGGACATCGTCGTCGTGGTCGGCGACATCAACTCCACCCTGGCCTGCGCCCTGGTCACCGCCAAGGCCGGACCGCTGCTCGCCCATGTCGAGGCCGGCCTGCGCAGCCGCGACTGGAGCATGCCGGAGGAGGTCAACCGCGTCGCCACCGACCGGGTCAGCGACTACCTGCTGGCCCCCTCCCCCGACGCCGCGGAGAACCTGCGCGCGGAGGGGTACCGGGAGGACCAGATCCACCTGGTCGGCAACGTCATGATCGACACGCTGCTGGCCAACCTGGAACGGGCCCGCGCCTCCGACATCCTCGACCAATACGGCCTGAGCAGGGGCGAGTTCGGCCTGGTCACCCTGCACCGGCCCGCCAACGTGGACGACCCCGAGGTCCTCGCCGCGCTCCTGAAGGCGCTCGGCGAGATCGCCGGCCGGCTCCCGCTTCTGCTGCCCGTGCACCCGCGCGCCGCCGGACGGCTGGCCGACATCGGCGTCCCCGGAGGCATCCGGCTCGTACCGCCCGCCGGATACCTGGACTTCATCGCCCTGCAGGACTCCGCGCGCGTCGTGCTGACCGACTCGGGCGGCATACAGGAGGAGACCACGGCGCTGGGCGTGCCGTGCGTGACCCTGCGGGACAACACCGAGCGGCCCATCACCGTCGAGCAGGGCACCAATGTGCTCGCGGGCCGTGATCCGGCGCGGATCGTGGCCACGGTGAACCGGGCGCTGGACGATCCGCCCGCGCCGCGCCGGCCCGAACTGTGGGACGGCCGCGCGAGCGACCGCATCGCCGAGGTGCTCCTGGAGGGAGGCACGGCGAGCATGCGGCCGAGACCCACCGACCGGCCGAGGCCCACCGACCAAACGCTCCCCATATGATCCGCTTGCAACATATGCTCGTCGAACGTCTGGTCGCGAGGGGGGACCACCATGGATCTCGCTGAGATCTTCCGGGTCATGTGCAGGCGCTGGTACGTCCTGCTGCCCGGACTGCTGCTGACCGCCGGTCTGACGGTCGCCGTGGCGCTGGTGGTTCCGGTCACCTACCAGTCGCAGAGCACGGTGGTTCTGCTGAACTCCCAGAAGGCCACCGATGCTTACGACGGCAACCCCTTCCTCAGCACCCAGACCTCGCTCACCGGCATGGCCGACAGCCTGGCCCGCAACCTCAACTCCGACGCGTCCGTACGGGAGCTCAAGTCCCGTGGCGCCAAGGGCACGTTCGAGGCCAAGCTCGCCGACAACGCCCAGGGACCGCTGATGTGGCTGACCGTCACCGGCACCGACAAGACCGCCGTCCTGGCCTCGGACCGCCTCCTGACCTCGTACGCCGAGGAGCGGCTGGAGCAGTTCCAGGACCAGCAGTCGGTCACCCACAAGGCCAGGATCCGCATGACGACCATCGTGGCCCCGCAGAACCCGGTGGCGCAGACCAAGACCCGGCTCGAGTACATGATCATGGCCGGGGGCCTGGGCCTGGTGCTCAGCATGATCGCCACCTTCTACGTGGAGGCGCGCCGACGGTCGCGCACGGCGGTGCCGGCGGAAGCACCCGAACTGCCGGTCGGCACACGCGAGTCGGCGGCACGGGAGCCGGTCGTGGATCAGACGATCGCCCTTCGGCCGCCGCCCACCTGGTCGCGGTCCGCCGAGAACAGGCCCGCCGCGGAGCCGAGGGCCGGGCGGCCCGTGATGGCCGCGACACCCGCCGCCGAGCCGCTCGACGAGGAGTCGACTCATGGACAGCGTTCGCACACCGGACAGCGAGAGCGCTGAGACGAGCGACACCCCCGCCCCGCCCTCCCTCGGCAGGAAGGTCCGTTCCGCGGCCCGCTGGAGCCTGATCAACACCGTTGTCATGCGCCTGGGCACCTTCGCGACCGGCATCGTGCTGGCGCGCTTCGCCCTGGGCCCCGCGGAATGGGGCGTGTACGGCATCGCGCAGACCGTGCTGCTGGTCCTGCTGTCCGCGAACGAGCTGGGCGTGGGCCTGGCCATCGTGCGCTGGGAGGGGGACGCCCGGCGGTTCGCGCCTACCGTGCTGACCCTCAGTACCCTCTCCAGCGGCCTGGTGTACGTGGCGCTGTTCGCGGCGGCACCGACGGTGGCCGGCCTGCTCGGCTCGCCGAGCGCCGTGGGCGTACTGCGGGTGATGTGCCTGTGCGTGCTGATCGACGGGGTGGCACAGGTGCCCGGGGGCTTCCTCACCCGTGAGTTCGCCCAGGGCAAGCGGATGATCATCGACGGGCTCAACTTCGTGCTCAGTACGTCGGTGACGCTGCTGCTGGCCTTCGAGGGCTGGGGCGCGATGAGCTTCGCCTGGGGAGCCGTGGCGGGCAACGTCGTGACACTGATCGGCTGCGCGCTGGCGGCACCGGGCACCCTGAAGTTCGGCTGGGACCCCGGGCAGGCCCGGGCCCTGCTCAGATTCGGACTTCCGCTGGCCGGGGCGAGCATGCTGGCCCTCGCGGTGGTCAACGTCGACACCATGGTGGTGGGCGCGACGCTGGGCAACGTGTCGCTGGGTTTCTACGTGCTCGCCTTCAACATCTCCGGCTGGCCCGTGAGGATCATCTCGGAGGCCGCCCGCCGGGTCTCCTTCGCCGGATTCTCCCGACTGGCCGACTCGCCGCAGGCGCTCGCCCAGGGCTTCAGCCGTGCCCTGGGCGTACTGGTCACCGGCACCGTCCCGCTGTGCGTCCTGCTGGCCGGCCTCGCGGGGCCGCTCATCGAGCTGATCTACGGGAGCCATTGGAGCCCCGCCGCCGCCGCGCTGCCCTGGCTGATGGCCCTCGGTCTGATCCGCATCGGCAGCGAACTCGCCTACGACTGCCTGGTGGCGATCGGACAGCGCCGGTCGCTCTTCCTGGTGCAGGGCCTGTGGCTGGTCGCTCTGATCCCGGTGCTCCTCGTCGCCGCGCACCTGAACGGCATCGTCGGAGTCTCCCAGGCCCACGTCCTGGTCGCCGGCTGCATGGTGGTGCCCGTATTCCTGTTCGCCCTCAGCCGTGGCGGCATCGGCGTCGGCCGGATCGCCAGGGCCTGCGCATGGCCCTTCCTCGGCGGAGCCGTGATGGCCGCGATCATCCTCGGCCTGGAGCATCGGCTCGGCGACAGCCGGCTCGCGCTCCTCGCCATCGGCACCATCGCCCTGGCCGGTTACACCGTGTGCGTCCTGCCCAGCCGCGACTTCCTGCGCGGCGTCGACCGCGGCGACCGGCCCCAGCGCGGCCGGCACCGGTCGACCGCACCGGTTCGGCCCACCCAACAGGACATGAGGTGAACTCGATGTTACGGCCCATCAGTCGGAGGTCGCTCGCGGGGCTGCTGCTGGCAGCCCTGCTCGCGGTCGCGGTCACGGCCTGCTCGGGATCCGGATCGGGATCGGACAAGGCCGCGTCGGGGTCGGGCAAGCCCGGGTCGCCGGCCTGCCCGGACGAGGCACTGACCTGCCCCGCGAGCGGTTCCTCGGCATCACCGGGCGCCGGTGCCTCGACGGCGGTCGGCGAGGCGACAGGGCGCCCTTCCGAGTCGCCGTCCCCCACGGGGAAGCCCACCGCGACGGCGGGTACGGCGGGTGCGTCCGGCAAACCGCCGGCCAAGACCGTGTCTTGCTCGTCTCCCGGCGCCTGCGGTTTCCCCGACGCCGACACGACGGGTCCGCGGATCCCCCTCAAGCCCCACAAGACCGGGTACATGACGATCCGCAAGAACGGGACGGTCATCCGCGGGTGGGACATCACCGGCTCCCTCGACATCTACGCGAACAACGTCACCGTCATCGACACCAAGATCACCTCGGACAGCTGGTGGGGCGTCAACCTGCGCGCCGGCTACAGCGGCCTGCGGGTCCTGCACTCCACCATCACCGCGGTGCCCGGCAAGGGGCCGGACAACGGCGGCGTGGACTACGCGGTGTCGAACATGAGCGGCAGTCCCGTCGAGGTCGGCTGGTGCAACGTTTCGGTGTTCGGTGACGCCCTGTCCACGGGACAGGGAAACCTGCACGACAACTACGTCCACGACATCGCCCCCTTCGTCAACCTGGGCGGCGAGTGGCAGCACACCAACACCGTGATCAGCGGCGGCGGCAACACCGGCGGCCTGATCATCCGCCACAACACGCTGCTGAACCCGACCAGCCTCAAGCAGGGTGCCTCGGGGAGCATCGGCCTGTTCGCGGACGTCGGCGTGGTCCGCAATGTCACCGTGGACCACAACTGGGTGGCCGGCGGCGCGTACGCGCTCTACGGCGGTGACACGGGCGCCACCGGGATCAAGGTCACCGACAACATCTTCTCGACCGAGTACCACCCCGCCTCCGGCGGATACGGCGTGGTCGCCCACTGGAACGCGAAGGGTGCCGGAAACGTGTGGCGGAACAACCGGATGTCCGACGGCCGCCTGATCCACCCCGAGCCGGCCTCGTGAACGGGGCGCCCGCCGAGGTAGGCGAGACCATGATGCGTCGTGTCGCGCGGGCGCCCTGGACGCTGCTCAAGGCGGCGTTCGGCTGGCTGGTGCTCTTCGAGACCAGGAACAAGATCCTGCTGGCCCCCTCCGCCATCGGGCTCCGCCGCTTCGAGAACGCCGAGACCAGACGGCTCGCCGCCGGCCTCCCGGCCGCACCCTCGGCGCTGGTCGCCACGGTCATCGCCACCCACCGCCGCCCCGAGGCGCTGCGCGCCGCGGTGCGCTCGGCGCTCGCGCAGAGCGTGCGCGACCAGGTCGTCGTGGTCGTCGACGACGGCGCCGGACTTCCCGAACTGCCCGACGACCCACGGCTGTTCGCCGTGTCCCTGGCGCGCAACACCGGCACCGCCGGAGTCGTCCGCAACGTCGGGATCCGGCTGACGCGCTCCCGCTATGTGGCGTTCCTGGACGACGACAACCTGTGGGAGCCGGACCATCTCGCCCGGGCACTGGAGGTGCTCGAGGCGCCCGGCGGCCCCGACGGCGTCTACACGGCGCTGCGCCGCGTCCTGCCCGACGGCAGCGAGCAGGACGTCCTGTCGGTGCCCTACGACCGGCGCCGGGCCGCCCGCGAGTCCTTCCTGGACACCAACGCCTTCGTCGCCCGCCGCAATCGCTCCCTGCACTTCAGCCGCCTGCGCCGGACACCGGAGGTACTGCCCCGTGAGGACTGGGAGCTGATCCGCCGGTACGGCCGCGCGCACCGGGTGCTCCATGTCCCGCACCCCACCGTCCGGTATCTGATGAACCCGGCCAGCTTCTACACCCAGTGGCGCC
Above is a genomic segment from Streptomyces sp. R21 containing:
- a CDS encoding nucleotide sugar dehydrogenase gives rise to the protein MRVVVVGQGYVGLPLAIRAAEVGHEVIGYDVDSRRVKSLASGESFVEDVSSERIRAAMDRGAYRPSESARDCGGFDVAVVTVPTPLHEGTPDLRYIKESAVTLARYLRPGATVVLESTTYPGTTQELFAPILEDGSGLTAGADFHLGYSPERIDPGNAVWGFKETPKVVSGVDAASLKAVQDFYGQLVDTTVPVSSPKEAELAKLLENTFRHVNIALVNEIAMFAHHLDIDVWQAIDAASSKPFGFMRFTPGPGVGGHCLPIDPSYLSWRVQRELGQSFRFVELANDINSHMPEYVTRRISDLFNQRCRSVNGSRILLLGLAYKKNTGDARESPALRISQLLLDMGAQVRAADPHVVESLPVDTRLVRVEPSQEELAAADVVVLLTDHDGFDYELIAEHAPFVLDCRRRLPSGPTIEVL
- a CDS encoding acyltransferase — its product is MSFRIQPTSQVDETATIGDGTTVWDLAQVREDARLGSGCIVGRGAYVGPGVRIGDNVKLQNYALVYEPAVLGDGVFVGPAAVLTNDHSPRSVDPQGRLKRGGDWEAVAVVVAEGASLGARSVCVAPVRVGRWALVAAGAVVTRDVPDFALVAGVPARRIGWVGRAGVRLVAEEGESGGWKCPETGALYDEKDGELVERG
- a CDS encoding penicillin acylase family protein; translated protein: MALPPASSSAATGPDGETVADGGHAAQINRTEYGIPHILARDFAGLGYGYGYAFAQDNVCELADQVVTLRGERSRFFGSDGESEGANLASDTYYGGQLRAGTVQRLLDRRAPLGPTAELRRMVEGYAAGYNRYLRDTGVDRLPDPRCKGKPWVRPVTALDLWGIVHDVNGATGAVPLAPEIGAAEPPAAGGKGTAATGAGGGKAAASFTPGGRIADAADFGSNGWALGRNATRTGNAMVLANPHLPWVGGNFRFYQVQLTIPGTLDVSGAGLYGTPLVEIGHNRNLAWTHTASDAQHASFYALKLAPGDPTSYVVDGKAEQMKRRTVPVTVRDKNGGLSTVSRTLYTSRFGPVLASGWTTRTAYAVRDANADNLRSMNAWLAMGKARNLSQLRTAQDTYQGIPWTYTLAADTSGGTYFTDSSVVAHLTDAQLERCARPDSQEGPAALDGSTSACAWGSDPDALVPGIYGPSHQPRLSRTDYVANSNNGPRYTNPEAPLTGFPGAYDSDPRLGQRAQLGLSMIAQRVAGADGLGTPGFTRSTLRASMLGNRVLSAETGRDDVVGMCRAHPHLTATDGKDIDVRQACATLARWDTRADTDSRGTALWGTFYDHLVEAGPPDTWHRVPYDPAQPLTTPRGIKGEDVRVQRALADAVQDFAARDLPVDTELGAVQKWADTPLSGCNGDKGCFNVLEAGPDSGTGTPTAGAFGSSFLMAVELTPDGPRAHTLLTYGQSSNPASPHFTDQTRLFSRKQWVTERFTASEIAGDPALKVTTLRR
- a CDS encoding lipopolysaccharide biosynthesis protein, with translation MDSVRTPDSESAETSDTPAPPSLGRKVRSAARWSLINTVVMRLGTFATGIVLARFALGPAEWGVYGIAQTVLLVLLSANELGVGLAIVRWEGDARRFAPTVLTLSTLSSGLVYVALFAAAPTVAGLLGSPSAVGVLRVMCLCVLIDGVAQVPGGFLTREFAQGKRMIIDGLNFVLSTSVTLLLAFEGWGAMSFAWGAVAGNVVTLIGCALAAPGTLKFGWDPGQARALLRFGLPLAGASMLALAVVNVDTMVVGATLGNVSLGFYVLAFNISGWPVRIISEAARRVSFAGFSRLADSPQALAQGFSRALGVLVTGTVPLCVLLAGLAGPLIELIYGSHWSPAAAALPWLMALGLIRIGSELAYDCLVAIGQRRSLFLVQGLWLVALIPVLLVAAHLNGIVGVSQAHVLVAGCMVVPVFLFALSRGGIGVGRIARACAWPFLGGAVMAAIILGLEHRLGDSRLALLAIGTIALAGYTVCVLPSRDFLRGVDRGDRPQRGRHRSTAPVRPTQQDMR
- a CDS encoding chain length determinant protein, which codes for MDLAEIFRVMCRRWYVLLPGLLLTAGLTVAVALVVPVTYQSQSTVVLLNSQKATDAYDGNPFLSTQTSLTGMADSLARNLNSDASVRELKSRGAKGTFEAKLADNAQGPLMWLTVTGTDKTAVLASDRLLTSYAEERLEQFQDQQSVTHKARIRMTTIVAPQNPVAQTKTRLEYMIMAGGLGLVLSMIATFYVEARRRSRTAVPAEAPELPVGTRESAAREPVVDQTIALRPPPTWSRSAENRPAAEPRAGRPVMAATPAAEPLDEESTHGQRSHTGQRER
- a CDS encoding glycosyltransferase family 2 protein, whose translation is MMRRVARAPWTLLKAAFGWLVLFETRNKILLAPSAIGLRRFENAETRRLAAGLPAAPSALVATVIATHRRPEALRAAVRSALAQSVRDQVVVVVDDGAGLPELPDDPRLFAVSLARNTGTAGVVRNVGIRLTRSRYVAFLDDDNLWEPDHLARALEVLEAPGGPDGVYTALRRVLPDGSEQDVLSVPYDRRRAARESFLDTNAFVARRNRSLHFSRLRRTPEVLPREDWELIRRYGRAHRVLHVPHPTVRYLMNPASFYTQWRQPS
- a CDS encoding WecB/TagA/CpsF family glycosyltransferase, translating into MSGRQSLFGVEVDPLTMDETVQRCLEAVRDGRQLEIGVVNAAKLVNMRRDPRLAEAVAGCDLVLADGQAVVWAGRVLRAPLPERVAGIDLFLRLLAEAESAGMSVYFLGAKQEVLEQMLRRVADRFPRLKVAGSRNGYFDDSEQGAIAGAIADSDAQMLFLGMTSPKKEIFTAAYGEATGARLVHGVGGSFDILAGVTKRAPKSWQRWGVEWLYRALQEPRRLGRRYVTTNAAFLLMTARELIRLTPSPASANRSH
- the wecB gene encoding non-hydrolyzing UDP-N-acetylglucosamine 2-epimerase — its product is MPRIVCVAGARPNYMKIKPVMDALEHRGAEVILVHTGQHYDPAMNDVFFADLGIRPPDRFLGVGSGTHAEQTGRVMTAFEPLLGELSPDIVVVVGDINSTLACALVTAKAGPLLAHVEAGLRSRDWSMPEEVNRVATDRVSDYLLAPSPDAAENLRAEGYREDQIHLVGNVMIDTLLANLERARASDILDQYGLSRGEFGLVTLHRPANVDDPEVLAALLKALGEIAGRLPLLLPVHPRAAGRLADIGVPGGIRLVPPAGYLDFIALQDSARVVLTDSGGIQEETTALGVPCVTLRDNTERPITVEQGTNVLAGRDPARIVATVNRALDDPPAPRRPELWDGRASDRIAEVLLEGGTASMRPRPTDRPRPTDQTLPI